The proteins below come from a single Argentina anserina chromosome 1, drPotAnse1.1, whole genome shotgun sequence genomic window:
- the LOC126798332 gene encoding probable serine/threonine-protein kinase At1g54610: MGCVLAKTNSPTHGSHGLDKLKVDHGYVKGGGEGRLLGLKGPGKEAVKANSEVKADGGGGKGGDRAITRETEKVNVSGRLTVQQTGGVDDDEIVDGWPKWLVENVPPDVLDGLVPKSADSYDKLAKEIFNLYIGQGTYSNVYKARDRDTKKIVALKKVRFDTSEPESIKFMAREIMILRKLDHPNVIKLEGLATSRMQYSLYLVFEFMQHDLTRIISRPEGRLTEPQVKCYMQQLLSGLQHCHEKGILHRDIKPSNLLIDKNGTLKIADFGLANFFPPKQKRSLTSRVVTLWYRAPELLLGSTDYGVGIDLWSAGCLLGEMFVGRPILPGRTEVEQLHRIFKLCGSPSDDYWKKMKLPTSFRPPHHYKPSFEEFFRDFSTPSFGLLTTLLALDPTSRGTAASSLQCEFFSSSPLACDLSALPVLYKEVDDPAETRDRKRRIYKVRQWSQTNRDFHQQKVQERGEFGPSNEEKNVETGSTHSQEMGSMHSQEMANTSAGGSSTSSSFRPSIHENLNASLSPIIRSHQKRFPSTEGHPNALKNINPDVLKNITLLQASIKDIINPTAGGTYRRSHSTLDFRNFDPEKFFGFDKV; this comes from the exons ATGGGGTGTGTACTTGCCAAGACCAACTCCCCAACTCATGGCTCTCATGGCCTTGACAAGTTGAAAGTTGATCATGGGTATGTCAAGGGAGGTGGGGAAGGGAGACTCCTTGGCCTGAAAGGCCCTGGAAAGGAGGCGGTGAAGGCCAATTCCGAGGTCAAGGCTGATGGTGGAGGAGGGAAGGGTGGAGACCGTGCGATTACTAGAGAGACAGAGAAAGTGAATGTTTCAGGAAGGCTTACGGTGCAGCAGACTGGAggagttgatgatgatgaaattgtggaTGGCTGGCCAAAGTGGCTTGTTGAGAATGTGCCTCCAGATGTTTTGGATGGCTTGGTTCCCAAGAGTGCTGATTCATATGACAAGCTTGCTAAGGAAATTTTCAATCTCTAT ATAGGCCAAGGAACTTACAGCAATGTGTACAAAGCTCGTGATAGAGACACCAAAAAGATTGTTGCTCTGAAAAAAGTCCGCTTTGACACATCAGAGCCAGAGAGCATCAAATTTATGGCGAGGGAGATAATGATACTACGGAAGCTTGATCATCCCAATGTCATCAAGCTTGAAGGACTAGCCACATCGAGGATGCAATATAGTCTTTATTTGGTCTTTGAATTCATGCAACATGACTTGACTAGAATAATCTCACGCCCTGAAGGACGGCTCACTGAACCTCAG GTAAAGTGTTACATGCAGCAACTGCTTTCTGGTCTCCAGCACTGCCATGAGAAAGGAATTCTACACAGAGACATTAAACCTTCAAACTTGCTAATAGACAAAAATGGAACACTCAAAATTGCAGATTTTGGGCTAGCAAACTTCTTCCCTCCCAAACAAAAACGTTCTCTTACGAGCCGAGTTGTGACTCTCTGGTATAGAGCCCCGGAGCTCTTGTTAGGCTCTACAGATTATGGTGTTGGTATTGATCTATGGAGTGCAGGATGTCTACTGGGAGAAATGTTTGTAGGAAGGCCAATTTTGCCTGGGAGGACTGAG GTTGAGCAACTTCATAGAATCTTCAAGCTTTGTGGTTCCCCCTCGGATGATTACtggaaaaaaatgaagttacCAACAAGCTTCCGACCCCCACATCATTACAAACCTAGTTTTGAAGAATTTTTCAGGGACTTTTCAACACCATCATTTGGTCTGTTGACAACCCTTCTTGCTCTTGACCCAACATCTCGTGGCACTGCTGCCTCTAGTCTCCAATGCGAA TTCTTTAGTTCAAGTCCATTGGCGTGTGACCTTTCAGCTCTACCTGTGCTGTATAAAGAGGTGGATGATCCGGCTGAAACTAGGGATCGGAAGAG GAGGATCTACAAAGTAAGGCAATGGTCTCAGACAAACCGTGATTTCCATCAGCAAAAGGTCCAGGAAAGAGGGGAATTTGGACCTTCGAATGAG GAAAAGAATGTGGAAACTGGAAGTACACACAGCCAAGAAATGGGAAGCATGCATAGCCAAGAAATGGCAAACACTAGTGCAGGAGGCAGCAGCACTTCCTCCAGTTTTAGACCCTCCATACACGAAAACTTGAATGCATCTCTTTCCCCGATAATCCGTTCTCATCAGAAAAGGTTTCCAAGCACTGAGGGTCATCCCAATGCTCTCAAGAACATTAATCCTGATGTCCTAAAAAACATCACCCTCTTACAGGCCTCTATAAAAGATATCATCAACCCCACTGCAGGCGGTACATACCGGAGATCTCATTCAACGCTGGACTTCCGAAATTTTGATCCTGAGAAATTTTTTGGATTTGATAAAGTATAG
- the LOC126798121 gene encoding crossover junction endonuclease EME1B-like isoform X1 gives MSEPIILSDEEEDNPNAPSSPFPPFPSKKRKTQFDPDPNPTVLILDDDPTLLKPGPKSTAYFVPDTPDSDVAIVKCTRASQPKFSGIDGLICLESDNEPGSSCGGEKRKENGLVPGGFGLAKVLDWSPSFVESSSAFGDSELGHTFEGSSSNPTSFLQGDIDQVLDCLDDENIMNQMGNIMGPGKESIAIVEKENVTKEIKGRKKMTKEERTRLMEEKKQKRLEEKLQREALKAEAAEMKKLQKEKQRWEKGKFALKSIVAEIDSKVIESGSVGGSLLTRFAERGLTYRITSNPIERSIVWTMTIPEHISQLSPGGVEIQYILIVYEAEDFCKLIISESLREHVSRVQNHYPSYTVCYLTNKLIAYVRKREGELYNGRGREGHPTVDKVEKVLANLTTSFSKVHSRQCKDEAELSEHVVGLTCSLSSCLFRKKLTRLDVNANGSFITKDCVDRHLIKKSSWLKALVAIPKVQPRFAIAIGKKYPTMKSLLSVYMDPNMSVHEKEFLLKDLMTEGLVGGDRRLGEVCSKRVYRILMAQNGCTKTDDVEDGADFFRVN, from the exons ATGTCAGAGCCGATCATCCTCTCcgacgaagaagaagacaacCCCAACGCGCCCTCATCTCCATTCCCGCCTTTCCCCTCTAAGAAACGCAAAACCCAATTCGACCCGGATCCGAATCCCACGGTTCTCATCCTCGACGACGACCCGACCCTGTTGAAACCCGGCCCCAAATCCACCGCCTACTTCGTCCCCGACACCCCAGATTCCGACGTCGCAATCGTCAAATGCACTCGAGCTTCCCAGCCCAAATTTTCAG GCATTGATGGTTTGATATGTTTGGAATCGGATAATGAGCCTGGAAGTAGTTGTGGAGGGGAAAAGAGGAAGGAAAATGGATTGGTGCCGGGTGGTTTTGGTCTGGCTAAGGTCTTGGATTGGAGTCCCAGTTTTGTAGAGTCTTCAAGTGCATTTG GAGATTCTGAGCTGGGGCATACATTTGAGGGCAGCTCTTCAAATCCTACTTCTTTTCTGCAGGGTGATATTGATCAG GTTCTCGACTGTCTTGACGATGAGAATATAATGAATCAAATGGGCAACATTATGGGACCGGGAAAAGAATCGATAGCTATTgtggaaaaagaaaatgttaCAAAAGAAATAAAGGGAAGAAAGAAGATGACCAAAGAGGAAAGGACACGCTTAATGGaagaaaagaagcaaaaaagGCTT GAAGAGAAGTTGCAAAGAGAAGCTCTGAAAGCTGAGGCTGCAGAGATGAAAAAATTACAGAAAGAAAAGCAAAGGTGGGAAAAAGGGAAGTTTGCACTTAAATCCATAGTGGCTGAAATTGATTCTAAAGTAATTGAATCAGGATCTGTTGGAG GAAGTCTGCTCACAAGATTTGCCGAAAGGGGGTTAACATACCGTATAACATCAAATCCAATTGAAAGATCAATTGTTTGGACAATGACTATTCCAGAACATATTTCACAG CTTTCTCCTGGAGGAGTAGAGattcaatatatattgattgttTATGAGGCTGAAGACTTCTGTAAACTCATCATCAGTGAATCTCTACGGGAACATGTTTCAAGAGTTCAAAACCATTATCCATCATATACAGTGTGTTACCTCACAAATAAGCTGATTGCATATGTTAGGAAAAG GGAAGGAGAACTGTACAATGGCCGAGGCCGTGAGGGACACCCTACTGTTGACAAGGTTGAAAAG GTGTTGGCAAATTTGACCACTAGCTTTTCCAAAGTACATTCCAGGCAGTGCAAAGATGAGGCTGAACTTTCTGAACATGTTGTTGGCTTAACATGTAGCCTGTCATCCTGCCTTTTCAG GAAGAAGTTAACTAGACTCGATGTAAATGCTAATGGATCCTTTATCACTAAGGACTGTGTTGACAGGCATTTGATAAAAAAGAGCTCATG GTTAAAGGCTTTGGTAGCTATCCCGAAGGTACAACCACGATTTGCTATTGCCATAGGCAAGAAGTATCCTACCATGAAGTCACTGTTGAGTGTATACATGGACCCAAATATGTCA GTACATGAAAAGGAATTTCTGCTCAAGGACTTGATGACAGAAGGTCTAGTTGGTGGTGATAGAAGATTAGGTGAGGTGTGTTCCAAGAGAGTGTACAGAATACTCATGGCACAAAATGGCTGCACAAAGACTGATGATGTTGAGGATGGAGCTGATTTTTTCAGGGTCAATTGA
- the LOC126798121 gene encoding crossover junction endonuclease EME1B-like isoform X2, producing MSEPIILSDEEEDNPNAPSSPFPPFPSKKRKTQFDPDPNPTVLILDDDPTLLKPGPKSTAYFVPDTPDSDVAIVKCTRASQPKFSGIDGLICLESDNEPGSSCGGEKRKENGLVPGGFGLAKVLDWSPSFVESSSAFDSELGHTFEGSSSNPTSFLQGDIDQVLDCLDDENIMNQMGNIMGPGKESIAIVEKENVTKEIKGRKKMTKEERTRLMEEKKQKRLEEKLQREALKAEAAEMKKLQKEKQRWEKGKFALKSIVAEIDSKVIESGSVGGSLLTRFAERGLTYRITSNPIERSIVWTMTIPEHISQLSPGGVEIQYILIVYEAEDFCKLIISESLREHVSRVQNHYPSYTVCYLTNKLIAYVRKREGELYNGRGREGHPTVDKVEKVLANLTTSFSKVHSRQCKDEAELSEHVVGLTCSLSSCLFRKKLTRLDVNANGSFITKDCVDRHLIKKSSWLKALVAIPKVQPRFAIAIGKKYPTMKSLLSVYMDPNMSVHEKEFLLKDLMTEGLVGGDRRLGEVCSKRVYRILMAQNGCTKTDDVEDGADFFRVN from the exons ATGTCAGAGCCGATCATCCTCTCcgacgaagaagaagacaacCCCAACGCGCCCTCATCTCCATTCCCGCCTTTCCCCTCTAAGAAACGCAAAACCCAATTCGACCCGGATCCGAATCCCACGGTTCTCATCCTCGACGACGACCCGACCCTGTTGAAACCCGGCCCCAAATCCACCGCCTACTTCGTCCCCGACACCCCAGATTCCGACGTCGCAATCGTCAAATGCACTCGAGCTTCCCAGCCCAAATTTTCAG GCATTGATGGTTTGATATGTTTGGAATCGGATAATGAGCCTGGAAGTAGTTGTGGAGGGGAAAAGAGGAAGGAAAATGGATTGGTGCCGGGTGGTTTTGGTCTGGCTAAGGTCTTGGATTGGAGTCCCAGTTTTGTAGAGTCTTCAAGTGCATTTG ATTCTGAGCTGGGGCATACATTTGAGGGCAGCTCTTCAAATCCTACTTCTTTTCTGCAGGGTGATATTGATCAG GTTCTCGACTGTCTTGACGATGAGAATATAATGAATCAAATGGGCAACATTATGGGACCGGGAAAAGAATCGATAGCTATTgtggaaaaagaaaatgttaCAAAAGAAATAAAGGGAAGAAAGAAGATGACCAAAGAGGAAAGGACACGCTTAATGGaagaaaagaagcaaaaaagGCTT GAAGAGAAGTTGCAAAGAGAAGCTCTGAAAGCTGAGGCTGCAGAGATGAAAAAATTACAGAAAGAAAAGCAAAGGTGGGAAAAAGGGAAGTTTGCACTTAAATCCATAGTGGCTGAAATTGATTCTAAAGTAATTGAATCAGGATCTGTTGGAG GAAGTCTGCTCACAAGATTTGCCGAAAGGGGGTTAACATACCGTATAACATCAAATCCAATTGAAAGATCAATTGTTTGGACAATGACTATTCCAGAACATATTTCACAG CTTTCTCCTGGAGGAGTAGAGattcaatatatattgattgttTATGAGGCTGAAGACTTCTGTAAACTCATCATCAGTGAATCTCTACGGGAACATGTTTCAAGAGTTCAAAACCATTATCCATCATATACAGTGTGTTACCTCACAAATAAGCTGATTGCATATGTTAGGAAAAG GGAAGGAGAACTGTACAATGGCCGAGGCCGTGAGGGACACCCTACTGTTGACAAGGTTGAAAAG GTGTTGGCAAATTTGACCACTAGCTTTTCCAAAGTACATTCCAGGCAGTGCAAAGATGAGGCTGAACTTTCTGAACATGTTGTTGGCTTAACATGTAGCCTGTCATCCTGCCTTTTCAG GAAGAAGTTAACTAGACTCGATGTAAATGCTAATGGATCCTTTATCACTAAGGACTGTGTTGACAGGCATTTGATAAAAAAGAGCTCATG GTTAAAGGCTTTGGTAGCTATCCCGAAGGTACAACCACGATTTGCTATTGCCATAGGCAAGAAGTATCCTACCATGAAGTCACTGTTGAGTGTATACATGGACCCAAATATGTCA GTACATGAAAAGGAATTTCTGCTCAAGGACTTGATGACAGAAGGTCTAGTTGGTGGTGATAGAAGATTAGGTGAGGTGTGTTCCAAGAGAGTGTACAGAATACTCATGGCACAAAATGGCTGCACAAAGACTGATGATGTTGAGGATGGAGCTGATTTTTTCAGGGTCAATTGA
- the LOC126798323 gene encoding uncharacterized protein LOC126798323 → MVPRRGFVLSVVLSVLFVSVTAKARSLRVAASGNESDHHQQKAMDYKFQSSQDGALDYGTEDLNAMDYTPAKRRPPIHN, encoded by the exons ATGGTACCACGCAGGGGCTTTGTTCTTTCTGTTGTTCTCTCGGTTTTATTTGTATCTGTCACTGCTAAAG CACGGAGTTTAAGAGTAGCAGCTAGTGGCAATGAAAgtgatcatcatcaacaaaaagCCATGGATTACAAGTTTCAGTCAAGCCAAGATGGTGCTCTTGACTATGGGACTGAGGACTTGAATGCTATGGATTACACTCCAGCAAAGAGGAGACCACCAATTCATAACTGA